One segment of Brassica napus cultivar Da-Ae chromosome C3, Da-Ae, whole genome shotgun sequence DNA contains the following:
- the LOC106434033 gene encoding homeobox-leucine zipper protein ATHB-8-like encodes MGGGSNNSHNIDNGKYVRYTPEQVEALERLYNDCPKPSSMRRQQLIRECPILSNIEPKQIKVWFQNRRCREKQRKEASRLQAVNRKLTAMNKLLMEENDRLQKQVSHLVYENSYFRQHPQNGNLATTDTSCESVVTSGQHHLTPQHQPRDASPAGLLSIADETLTEFISKATGTAVEWVQMPGMKPGPDSIGIVAISHGCTGIAARACGLVGLDPTRVAEILKDRPCWLRDCRSLDIVNVLSTANGGTLELIYMQMYAPTTLAPARDFWMLRYTSVMEDGSLVICERSLNNTQNGPSMPPSPHFVRAEILPSGYLIRPCEGGGSILHIVDHFDLEPWSVPEVLRSLYESSTLLAQRTTMAALRYLRQISQEISQPNVSGWGRRPAALRALSQRLSKGFNEAVNGFSDEGWSMLESDGIDDVTLLMNSSPTKMMMTSSLPFSNGFTSMPSAVLCAKASMLLQNVPPSILLRFLREHRQEWADNSIDAYSAAAIKAGPCSLPIPRPGSFGGQVILPLAHTIENEEFMEVIKLESLGHYQEDMMMPADVFLLQMCSGVDENAVESCAELIFAPIDASFSDDAPIIPSGFRIIPLDTKSEGVSPNRTLDLASALDVGSRTAGDSCGSRGNTKSVMTIAFQLAFEMHMQENVASMARQYVRSVIASVQRVALALSPSSHQLSGGLRPPPASPEAHTLARWISHSYRCYLGVELVKPDGTDLLKSLWHHPDALMCCSLKALPPVFTFANQAGLDMLETTLVALQDITLDKIFDNNGKKTLCSDFPQIMQQGFMCIDGGICMSSMGRAVTYEKAVAWKVLNDNEDPHCICFMFLNWSFI; translated from the exons ATGGGAGGAGGGAGCAATAATAGTCACAATATTGACAACGGGAAGTACGTGAGGTACACTCCTGAACAAGTAGAAGCTCTGGAGAGACTCTACAATGACTGTCCTAAACCGAGCTCTATGCGTCGCCAACAGCTAATACGTGAATGTCCTATCCTCTCCAACATTGAACCTAAACAGATCAAAGTCTGGTTTCAGAACCGCAG GTGTAGAGAGAAGCAGCGGAAAGAAGCGTCGCGGCTTCAAGCTGTGAATAGGAAGCTAACGGCGATGAACAAGCTTTTGATGGAAGAGAATGATAGGTTGCAAAAGCAAGTGTCTCACTTGGTTTATGAGAACAGCTATTTTCGCCAACATCCTCAAAAC GGAAACTTGGCAACCACGGATACTAGCTGTGAGTCAGTGGTGACAAGTGGTCAGCACCACTTGACCCCTCAACACCAGCCTCGCGATGCTAGTCCCGCTGG ACTATTGTCCATTGCGGATGAAACTTTAACAGAGTTCATTTCAAAGGCCACTGGAACCGCTGTCGAGTGGGTCCAAATGCCTGGGATGAAG CCTGGTCCGGATTCCATTGGAATCGTTGCTATTTCTCATGGATGCACGGGAATAGCTGCTCGTGCTTGTGGCCTCGTGGGTCTTGATCCCACAAGA GTCGCAGAGATCCTGAAAGATCGGCCTTGTTGGTTGCGTGATTGTAGATCTCTTGATATCGTTAACGTCCTCTCCACTGCAAATGGTGGAACCCTAGAACTAATCTACATGCAG ATGTATGCACCCACAACATTGGCACCAGCTCGTGATTTCTGGATGCTACGTTACACGTCTGTAATGGAAGATGGGAGTCTTGTG ATATGTGAACGGTCGTTGAACAATACACAAAACGGGCCGAGTATGCCTCCATCTCCTCATTTCGTTAGAGCAGAGATATTACCAAGTGGCTACCTCATTAGACCCTGTGAAGGAGGTGGATCTATTCTCCACATTGTTGATCATTTTGATCTTGAG CCATGGAGTGTACCAGAAGTTCTTCGCTCTCTTTATGAGTCTTCAACTTTACTAGCCCAAAGAACAACCATGGCG GCCCTACGCTACTTGAGACAAATATCTCAAGAGATTTCACAGCCTAACGTATCCGGTTGGGGACGAAGACCAGCGGCTCTTAGAGCACTTAGCCAAAGACTCAGCAA AGGATTCAATGAAGCAGTCAATGGCTTTAGTGATGAAGGCTGGTCGATGCTAGAGAGCGATGGTATCGATGATGTTACTCTTCTTATGAACTCCTCTCCTACTAAGATGATGATGACTTCAAGTCTCCCATTTTCAAATGGCTTCACTTCTATGCCTAGCGCGGTTTTATGTGCCAAAGCTTCCATGTTATTACAA aATGTTCCACCCTCGATTCTTCTGCGATTCTTGAGGGAACATAGGCAAGAATGGGCAGATAATAGCATCGATGCATATTCGGCTGCAGCCATCAAAGCAGGGCCTTGTAGCTTACCAATCCCTCGCCCAGGGAGCTTTGGAGGTCAAGTCATTCTTCCTCTAGCTCACACTATAGAGAATGAAGAG TTCATGGAAGTGATTAAGCTTGAGAGCTTGGGGCATtaccaagaagatatgatgatgccTGCGGATGTCTTCCTTCTACAA ATGTGCAGTGGGGTGGATGAGAACGCAGTTGAATCTTGCGCAGAGCTTATCTTTGCACCAATTGATGCCTCATTCTCTGATGATGCCCCAATCATCCCTTCAGGATTCCGCATCATTCCACTAGATACCAAATCA GAGGGAGTGAGTCCTAACCGAACGCTAGACCTAGCATCGGCTCTAGACGTAGGGAGCAGAACAGCCGGAGACTCTTGTGGAAGCAGAGGAAACACAAAGTCAGTGATGACAATAGCATTTCAGCTAGCTTTTGAGATGCATATGCAAGAGAATGTAGCTTCAATGGCTAGACAATATGTGAGAAGTGTGATCGCATCGGTCCAACGAGTGGCGCTtgctctctctccttcttctcaTCAGCTAAGTGGCGGCCTGCGTCCACCACCCGCATCACCAGAAGCTCACACACTCGCTCGTTGGATTTCTCATTCGTATAGATGTTACCTTGGCGTTGAACTAGTTAAGCCTGATGGAACCGATCTTCTCAAGTCTCTTTGGCACCACCCTGACGCCCTCATGTGTTGTTCACTCAAG GCCTTACCGCCAGTATTCACATTTGCGAACCAGGCTGGTTTAGACATGCTGGAGACAACATTGGTGGCACTTCAAGATATTACTCTCGATAAAATCTTCGACAACAACGGGAAGAAGACATTATGCTCCGACTTCCCTCAGATCATGCAACAG GGGtttatgtgtattgatggaggAATATGCATGTCAAGCATGGGAAGAGCAGTAACGTACGAAAAAGCTGTTGCATGGAAAGTGTTAAACGACAACGAAGATCCTCATTGTATCTGCTTCATGTTCCTCAACTGGTCTTTTATctga